The Pseudomonas berkeleyensis genome includes a region encoding these proteins:
- a CDS encoding DUF2934 domain-containing protein translates to MNTDEQRIREFAFQIWESEGRPHGQHERHWMMARKLAEAESQAQLSAVPKPRRISKPKTVPLSEAEQPALLKKPRAPRTPKTPKA, encoded by the coding sequence ATGAACACCGATGAACAGCGTATCCGCGAATTTGCCTTTCAGATCTGGGAGTCCGAGGGGCGTCCCCATGGCCAGCATGAGCGGCACTGGATGATGGCCAGAAAACTGGCCGAGGCCGAGTCGCAAGCCCAGCTCTCGGCCGTACCCAAGCCACGGCGCATCAGCAAACCCAAGACCGTGCCGCTGAGCGAAGCCGAGCAGCCAGCCCTGTTGAAAAAGCCACGTGCCCCGCGCACGCCCAAAACACCGAAAGCCTGA